In Pseudomonadota bacterium, one genomic interval encodes:
- a CDS encoding PA2779 family protein, which produces MKMKLRRFWLAAATTVVLCVLTPLAGAALVTTDQAIAGSMADQERARVGAFLERADARERLGALGVDPAAAQERVAGLTDAEVHTLAGKINSLQAGGNLSSNDVIIILLVAILVTLVL; this is translated from the coding sequence ATGAAAATGAAACTGAGGCGCTTTTGGTTGGCGGCCGCGACCACGGTTGTGTTGTGCGTATTGACACCGCTGGCTGGCGCGGCGCTGGTGACGACCGATCAGGCTATTGCCGGTAGCATGGCGGATCAGGAGCGCGCCCGGGTCGGGGCATTTCTGGAACGGGCTGACGCGCGTGAACGGCTGGGCGCCTTGGGCGTCGACCCGGCAGCCGCGCAGGAACGTGTGGCGGGACTGACCGATGCCGAAGTCCATACGCTCGCCGGTAAGATCAACAGCCTGCAGGCGGGCGGCAACCTCAGCTCGAACGACGTCATCATCATTCTGCTGGTCGCAATCCTGGTCACGCTGGTTCTCTGA
- a CDS encoding ParA family protein, which translates to MQHATTLKVSIMNTKGGCGKTTIATNLASFCASHGYGTALVDYDRQGSSMRWLHERPGYHPPIYGIAAYKPPREGITRAWQMRTPPDTRYVISDTPAGYSLIDMEDRVAEADVILIPVLPSSIDIHSTVDFIRDLLLIGKARKHNTRLAIVMNRTRIRTRALDKLERFLNKLDIPVIGRIRDTQFYVSAAEQGLGIHEMKEREASKDRTTWDEMLDWLDHNRGGFIESESALLQDLSA; encoded by the coding sequence ATGCAACACGCGACCACACTCAAAGTCAGCATCATGAACACCAAGGGTGGCTGTGGCAAAACCACGATCGCCACCAACCTGGCGAGTTTCTGTGCCTCGCACGGGTACGGCACTGCGCTGGTCGACTACGACAGACAGGGTTCAAGCATGCGCTGGTTGCATGAACGCCCCGGCTACCACCCGCCGATCTACGGTATCGCGGCCTATAAGCCGCCGCGCGAAGGCATCACGCGGGCCTGGCAGATGCGGACACCGCCGGATACGCGTTATGTCATTTCCGACACCCCCGCCGGGTACAGCCTGATTGACATGGAGGACCGGGTTGCCGAGGCGGATGTCATATTGATACCCGTATTACCGTCTTCTATCGATATCCACTCGACGGTCGACTTCATTCGGGATCTGCTGCTGATCGGCAAGGCACGCAAACACAATACCCGCCTTGCCATCGTCATGAACCGCACCCGCATCCGTACCCGGGCGCTGGACAAGCTGGAACGCTTCCTCAACAAACTCGATATCCCCGTCATCGGCCGCATTCGTGACACCCAGTTCTATGTCAGCGCGGCCGAGCAAGGCCTGGGCATCCATGAGATGAAGGAGCGCGAGGCGTCCAAGGACCGTACCACCTGGGACGAGATGCTGGATTGGCTGGACCACAATCGCGGCGGGTTCATC